The Deinococcus koreensis genome window below encodes:
- the udk gene encoding uridine kinase, which yields MPEAGAQTTARAPFVIGVAGGSGSGKTTVTRRVIETVGSQGVAVLNQDNYYRDQSDIPFETRLTTNYDHPAAFDWALLREHVDALLSGVPIDMPEYDFTRHTRSAQTTTILPGHVVVLEGFFALYDEALRGRMHLKVFVDADADVRFIRRLQRDTQERGRTPESVIQQYLDFVRPMHLSFVEPTKRYADVIIPHGGMNEPALDMLSARIRTTV from the coding sequence ATGCCGGAGGCCGGGGCACAGACCACTGCCCGCGCGCCCTTCGTGATCGGCGTGGCCGGCGGCTCGGGCAGCGGCAAGACCACCGTGACCCGCCGCGTGATCGAGACCGTGGGGTCTCAGGGCGTGGCGGTGCTCAACCAGGACAACTACTACCGCGACCAGTCCGACATCCCCTTCGAGACCCGGCTGACCACCAACTACGACCACCCGGCGGCCTTCGACTGGGCGCTGCTGCGCGAGCACGTGGACGCGCTGCTCTCGGGCGTGCCGATCGACATGCCCGAGTACGACTTCACCCGGCACACGCGCTCGGCCCAGACGACCACCATCCTGCCGGGGCACGTGGTGGTGCTGGAGGGCTTCTTCGCCCTGTACGACGAGGCCCTGCGCGGCCGGATGCACCTCAAGGTCTTCGTGGACGCCGACGCCGACGTGCGCTTTATCCGCCGCCTGCAGCGCGACACCCAGGAGCGCGGCCGCACGCCCGAGAGCGTCATCCAGCAGTACCTGGACTTCGTGCGCCCCATGCACCTGAGCTTCGTGGAGCCCACCAAGCGCTACGCCGACGTGATCATTCCGCACGGCGGCATGAACGAGCCCGCGCTGGACATGCTGAGCGCCCGCATCCGCACCACGGTTTAA
- a CDS encoding ABC transporter ATP-binding protein has protein sequence MPAPSSPPTPLRRLYGLLTPYRRTVGLGLALLLGSVAAELYPPLVWIRVVDQGLPAGDWAFIGGHLALLVGVFGIQQLLSAWRGLLLERAGQAFTRDLRLALYRKLQGQSAAYFESQRSGDLIARVTGDVDALQDVLVRGTDAVLANALRVLGVVGIFIALQPLLGVLTTLPMLAVGAMLWRYGRTVQPAYRAARERLGDLSALIGDRLAGIRVVQGFARESDETARIGALGQQLYEEGVKAVTIRNRAFPRARFVGNLGNVIMLGGGAWLILAGQFTLGGLLAYRGYGRYFYGPIDDLVNIGDLLQRAQASGRRVFEVLDAPVSVQEGPGARPLPSPVRGEIAFEHVTFGYDPARPILQNLTLHIPAGQRVALLGESGAGKSTLLGLVTRSHDPQQGSVRLDGLDVRALTLGSLRQHAAVMAQDTFLFHDTVAHNVRYARPAATDAEVEDALRAAHALAFVRALPDGLDTVVGERGVKLSGGQRQRLSIARTLLARPSVLLLDEPTSAVDAGSEAQVVAALDVLMRGRTALIVTHRLSLARTADRVIVLAGGRIVEDGPPDRLRAEDGAYAALERAASVDFGEAVT, from the coding sequence ATGCCCGCGCCGTCCTCTCCTCCCACCCCCCTGCGCCGCCTGTACGGCCTGCTGACCCCCTACCGCCGCACGGTCGGGCTGGGGCTGGCGCTGCTGCTGGGCAGCGTGGCCGCCGAGCTGTACCCGCCGCTGGTGTGGATCCGGGTGGTCGATCAGGGGCTGCCGGCTGGGGACTGGGCCTTCATCGGGGGGCACCTGGCGCTGCTGGTGGGCGTGTTCGGCATACAGCAACTCCTGAGCGCGTGGCGCGGCCTGCTGCTGGAACGCGCCGGACAGGCGTTCACGCGCGACCTGCGACTGGCCCTGTACCGCAAATTGCAGGGGCAGTCGGCGGCCTATTTCGAGTCCCAGCGCAGCGGCGACCTGATCGCCCGCGTGACCGGCGACGTGGACGCCCTGCAAGACGTGCTGGTGCGCGGCACCGACGCCGTTCTGGCGAACGCGCTGCGGGTTCTGGGCGTGGTGGGCATCTTCATCGCGCTGCAGCCGTTGCTGGGCGTGCTGACCACCCTGCCGATGCTCGCCGTGGGCGCGATGCTGTGGCGCTACGGGCGCACCGTGCAGCCCGCCTACCGCGCGGCGCGCGAGCGGCTGGGCGACCTGAGTGCCCTGATCGGCGACCGCCTGGCCGGAATAAGGGTCGTGCAGGGCTTCGCCCGCGAGAGCGACGAGACCGCCCGCATCGGGGCGCTGGGCCAGCAGCTCTACGAGGAGGGCGTGAAGGCCGTGACCATCCGCAACCGGGCCTTTCCACGGGCGCGCTTCGTGGGCAACCTGGGCAACGTGATCATGCTGGGCGGCGGCGCGTGGCTGATCCTGGCCGGACAGTTCACGCTGGGCGGCCTGCTGGCCTACCGGGGCTACGGCCGCTATTTCTATGGCCCCATCGACGATCTGGTCAACATCGGCGACCTACTGCAGCGCGCCCAGGCCAGTGGTCGGCGCGTGTTCGAGGTGCTGGACGCGCCCGTGAGCGTGCAGGAGGGCCCCGGCGCCCGCCCGCTGCCCAGCCCGGTACGCGGCGAGATCGCCTTCGAGCACGTGACTTTCGGCTATGACCCCGCCCGGCCGATCCTGCAGAATCTGACGCTGCACATCCCCGCCGGGCAGCGCGTGGCCCTGCTGGGCGAATCCGGCGCGGGCAAGAGCACGCTGCTGGGGCTGGTCACCCGCAGCCACGACCCGCAACAGGGCAGCGTGCGCTTGGACGGTCTGGATGTGCGCGCCCTGACCCTGGGCAGCCTGCGCCAGCACGCGGCCGTGATGGCGCAGGACACCTTCCTGTTCCACGACACGGTGGCCCACAATGTCCGCTACGCCCGGCCGGCCGCCACAGACGCTGAGGTCGAGGACGCCCTGCGCGCCGCCCACGCGCTCGCGTTCGTGCGGGCGCTGCCGGACGGACTGGACACCGTGGTGGGCGAGCGCGGCGTGAAGCTCTCAGGCGGCCAGCGCCAGCGCCTCTCGATTGCCCGCACGCTGCTGGCCCGCCCCAGCGTCCTGCTACTGGACGAACCCACCAGCGCCGTGGACGCCGGGAGTGAGGCCCAGGTGGTCGCGGCCCTGGACGTGCTGATGCGGGGGCGCACCGCCCTCATCGTCACGCACCGGCTGAGCCTGGCGCGCACCGCCGACCGCGTGATCGTGCTGGCGGGCGGGAGGATCGTGGAGGACGGCCCGCCGGACAGGCTCAGGGCTGAAGATGGAGCCTATGCGGCGCTGGAGCGGGCGGCGAGCGTGGATTTTGGGGAGGCGGTCACTTGA
- a CDS encoding PaaI family thioesterase produces MTLHPDLYLPSPEEFDGLSPQARAERLNGPHGGGLDGTLGQRLGITWLRIERDRLSARMPVEGNRQPSGRLHGGASLALAEELASMGSWINLDVRKQVAVGVDLSGTHVRGALGGSVTGEATLAYRGRTVMVWTVEIRDERGRVTSLARCTCNVISTGG; encoded by the coding sequence GTGACCCTGCACCCCGACCTCTATCTGCCCAGTCCCGAGGAATTCGATGGGCTCAGCCCCCAGGCCCGCGCCGAGCGCCTGAACGGCCCCCACGGCGGCGGGCTGGACGGCACGCTGGGCCAGCGGCTGGGCATCACCTGGCTGAGGATCGAGCGGGACCGCCTGAGCGCGCGGATGCCCGTCGAGGGGAACCGTCAGCCCTCCGGGCGCCTGCACGGGGGCGCCAGCCTGGCACTGGCCGAGGAACTGGCGAGCATGGGCTCGTGGATCAATCTGGACGTCCGCAAGCAGGTGGCGGTCGGCGTGGATCTGAGCGGAACCCATGTGCGGGGGGCCCTGGGCGGCTCCGTGACCGGCGAGGCCACGCTGGCCTACCGGGGCCGCACCGTGATGGTCTGGACGGTGGAGATCCGCGATGAGCGCGGGCGCGTGACCAGCCTCGCGCGCTGCACCTGCAACGTGATCTCCACCGGCGGCTGA
- a CDS encoding DUF5693 family protein, translating into MCPVTDPLSSRPVTGVGDPSPAGPPLSATVPSTTVPPSTRHPWTRALLGLIALSLIPALLLAAARVQYEQSQKTAALVMDYPALVTQARRYGLEPQALLDRYKKLGVNGVAVYEDTIASLQQRGELYLKNGADLAADFPGAGVKPNAVYMRAVEADVTAALRTRYTIPTREVSVGGQKWIEWPTDPSYLPAGPNAAQIAEFRKQGLVLVYRPYQDEAVPQAKVGADWPDVPFVAFTGDEVIGARTPELLAQVNTALGNRMPAIIEGNIQKGLDQLVVAHGGARLFALAPSWQNQLDPLDVASKYNLAGRERGMRLMYLRPYPTINETEAMLGRAGSLLTRSGVKIGTPQVALFNPSPLLKALSMIGPLAALLLLGLSFPLARLGLAAAGVTGLLAFGLNFGSPFSGAALIAAVTFPALGLVLRRHRVSDWFLATGLSLVGVLFVSALGASRESTLGLEPFRGVGLTLLLPLLLVAASFLPRQDIRKTVSDIYAAPIRLGDVAVMGLGFALLALVFERRGNSTGGSVTEFEASLRRDVQDSIIRPRFKEVASHPLALLGLSGRLPGYFSGLLILGGVVGQSSILNTFSHFHTPLLVSAARCFLGLGLGLLLGLLAIEALKFGLKLWNAPRRAPGAGRQAGA; encoded by the coding sequence ATGTGCCCTGTGACTGATCCACTCTCCTCCCGTCCGGTGACCGGCGTGGGCGACCCCTCCCCCGCCGGCCCACCCCTGTCCGCCACGGTGCCCTCCACGACAGTGCCGCCCTCCACCCGTCATCCCTGGACACGGGCGCTGCTGGGATTGATCGCGCTGTCGCTGATCCCGGCGCTGCTGCTGGCCGCCGCACGCGTGCAGTACGAGCAGTCGCAGAAGACGGCGGCGCTGGTCATGGACTACCCGGCGCTGGTGACCCAGGCGCGGCGCTACGGGCTGGAGCCGCAGGCCCTGCTCGACCGCTACAAGAAACTCGGGGTGAACGGCGTGGCCGTCTACGAGGACACCATCGCCAGCCTGCAGCAGCGCGGGGAGCTGTACCTGAAGAACGGCGCCGATCTGGCGGCCGATTTCCCCGGCGCAGGCGTGAAGCCCAACGCGGTGTACATGCGCGCGGTGGAGGCGGACGTGACGGCGGCCCTGCGAACCCGCTACACCATCCCGACCCGTGAGGTCAGCGTGGGCGGCCAGAAATGGATCGAGTGGCCCACGGATCCCAGCTACCTGCCCGCCGGCCCGAACGCGGCGCAGATCGCCGAGTTCAGGAAGCAGGGCCTGGTGCTGGTCTACCGCCCCTACCAGGACGAGGCCGTGCCGCAGGCGAAGGTGGGCGCCGACTGGCCGGACGTGCCCTTCGTGGCCTTCACCGGCGACGAGGTGATCGGCGCCCGCACCCCGGAACTGCTCGCGCAGGTGAACACCGCGCTGGGCAACCGGATGCCGGCGATCATTGAGGGCAACATCCAGAAGGGGCTCGATCAGCTGGTGGTCGCGCACGGCGGGGCCCGGCTGTTCGCGCTGGCGCCGAGCTGGCAGAACCAGCTCGACCCGCTGGACGTGGCGAGCAAGTACAACCTAGCGGGCCGCGAGCGCGGGATGCGGCTGATGTACCTGCGCCCCTACCCGACCATCAACGAGACCGAGGCCATGCTGGGCCGCGCCGGGTCGCTGCTGACGAGATCGGGCGTGAAGATCGGCACGCCTCAGGTGGCGCTTTTCAATCCTAGCCCCTTGCTGAAGGCCCTGAGCATGATCGGGCCGCTGGCGGCGCTGCTGCTGCTGGGCCTGAGCTTCCCGCTGGCGCGCCTGGGGCTGGCGGCGGCGGGCGTGACCGGGCTGCTGGCCTTCGGGCTCAATTTCGGCAGTCCCTTCTCGGGCGCGGCCCTGATCGCCGCCGTGACCTTCCCGGCGCTGGGACTGGTACTGCGCCGCCACCGGGTCAGCGACTGGTTCCTGGCCACCGGGCTCAGTCTGGTGGGCGTGCTGTTCGTCTCGGCGCTGGGGGCCAGCCGCGAGAGCACGCTGGGCCTGGAACCGTTCCGGGGCGTGGGCCTGACCCTGCTGCTGCCGCTGCTGCTGGTCGCCGCCAGCTTCCTGCCCCGCCAGGACATCCGCAAGACGGTCTCCGACATCTACGCGGCGCCGATCCGGCTGGGCGACGTGGCCGTGATGGGGCTGGGCTTCGCGCTGCTGGCGCTGGTCTTCGAGCGCCGGGGCAACTCCACGGGCGGCTCCGTGACCGAGTTCGAGGCCTCGCTGCGCCGCGACGTGCAGGATTCGATCATCCGGCCGCGCTTCAAGGAGGTGGCGTCGCATCCGCTGGCGCTGCTGGGCCTCAGTGGCCGGCTGCCGGGCTACTTCAGCGGCCTGCTGATCCTGGGCGGGGTGGTGGGCCAGTCGAGCATCCTGAACACCTTCTCGCACTTCCATACGCCGCTGCTGGTCAGCGCCGCGCGCTGCTTCCTGGGCCTGGGCCTGGGCCTGCTGCTCGGCCTGCTCGCCATCGAGGCGCTGAAGTTCGGCCTGAAGCTGTGGAATGCTCCCCGCCGCGCCCCCGGTGCCGGCAGGCAGGCCGGGGCATGA
- the csaB gene encoding polysaccharide pyruvyl transferase CsaB, with translation MRVAVSGYYGFGNTGDEAIALAITRELKKLQVRPLLLSNTPQESAALYGCESAQRMEPRALLGAVLRSQVVLSGGGGLLQDKTSARTLTYYLSVIRLARFLGKRVVVFNQSVGPLSAAGGRKVAGALRGTLVIVRDQTSLDTLRGLGIHGELGGDPALLLEPTPGLSRNPHRVVIAPRGDVTDATGHLKTVTRTLQAEGRQVTALSFMPDHDDAAAHALGADEVISTRDPQLALDTIAQSGYVIGVRLHAVILAAAAGTPFSAVAYDPKVQGFADDAGAPTHPTDLNPAAVTDEALRRTAPNWSAVEDMKLRAAESFSRALGL, from the coding sequence ATGAGGGTGGCCGTCAGCGGGTATTACGGCTTCGGCAACACCGGCGACGAGGCCATCGCGCTGGCCATCACGCGGGAGCTGAAGAAGCTGCAGGTCAGGCCGCTGCTGCTCTCGAACACGCCCCAGGAGAGTGCGGCGCTCTACGGCTGCGAGAGCGCCCAGCGCATGGAACCCCGCGCGCTGCTGGGTGCCGTGCTGCGCTCGCAGGTCGTCCTCTCGGGCGGCGGCGGGCTGCTGCAGGACAAGACCAGCGCCCGCACGCTGACCTACTACCTGAGCGTGATCCGGCTCGCGCGCTTCCTGGGCAAACGGGTGGTCGTGTTCAACCAGAGCGTCGGGCCGCTGAGCGCGGCGGGCGGGCGCAAGGTGGCGGGCGCGCTGCGCGGCACGCTGGTGATCGTGCGCGACCAGACCAGCCTGGACACCCTGCGGGGCCTGGGCATCCACGGCGAACTGGGCGGCGACCCGGCCCTGCTGCTGGAGCCCACGCCCGGCCTGAGCCGCAACCCGCACCGCGTCGTCATCGCTCCGCGCGGCGACGTGACGGACGCCACCGGGCACCTGAAGACCGTGACCCGCACCCTGCAGGCCGAGGGCCGGCAGGTCACCGCCCTGAGCTTCATGCCGGATCACGACGACGCGGCCGCGCACGCCCTGGGCGCCGACGAGGTGATCAGCACCCGCGACCCGCAGCTGGCCCTGGACACCATCGCCCAGAGCGGATACGTGATCGGGGTGCGGCTGCACGCCGTCATCCTGGCGGCGGCGGCCGGCACGCCCTTTTCCGCCGTGGCCTACGACCCCAAGGTGCAGGGCTTCGCCGACGACGCCGGGGCACCCACCCACCCGACCGACCTGAACCCCGCCGCCGTGACCGACGAGGCGCTGCGCCGCACGGCCCCCAACTGGAGCGCGGTCGAGGACATGAAGCTGCGCGCCGCCGAGAGTTTCAGCCGCGCGCTGGGGCTCTAG
- a CDS encoding CobW family GTP-binding protein — MTAADPQPDQRVPVIVVGGFLGAGKTTLVNHLIRSLPHRLGIIVNEFGAQGVDGALIERLQDDVTELTAGCLCCTGRDDLLRALVTIAMREQKPDAVVVELSGVADPTPVLTTLLERSVRAAFRVTTLVAVVDARHALQTLREHPEAARQLAYANVVVLNKTDQADPGLLEHASGVLRGVNPLAEIKRVERGQIDADALLARDDFDPRVLDGVDERAAHTPGLTSFTLRAGRPLDPYRWQRFMTDFLLSRPAEVLRAKGFLDLHGYPQRILFQAVRDLFTTDAWEEGNGHSELVVIGRGLDRAEFESAWEGCLIPDPAELIPD; from the coding sequence ATGACTGCCGCCGACCCCCAGCCCGACCAGCGCGTCCCCGTGATCGTCGTGGGCGGCTTCCTGGGGGCCGGCAAGACCACGCTGGTCAACCACCTGATCCGCAGCCTGCCGCACCGCCTGGGCATCATCGTGAACGAGTTCGGCGCGCAGGGCGTGGACGGCGCCCTGATCGAACGCTTGCAGGACGACGTGACCGAGCTGACCGCCGGCTGCCTCTGCTGCACCGGCCGGGACGACCTGCTGCGCGCCCTGGTGACCATCGCCATGCGCGAGCAGAAGCCCGACGCCGTGGTGGTCGAACTCTCCGGTGTGGCCGACCCGACCCCGGTGCTGACGACCCTGCTGGAACGCTCGGTGCGTGCCGCCTTCCGCGTGACCACCCTGGTCGCCGTGGTGGACGCCCGACACGCCCTGCAGACCCTGCGCGAGCACCCCGAGGCCGCGCGGCAGCTCGCCTACGCCAACGTGGTGGTGCTGAACAAGACCGATCAGGCCGATCCGGGGCTGCTGGAGCACGCTTCAGGGGTGCTGCGCGGCGTGAATCCGCTGGCCGAGATCAAGCGGGTGGAGCGCGGCCAGATCGACGCGGACGCCCTGCTGGCGCGCGACGATTTCGACCCACGGGTGCTGGACGGCGTGGACGAGAGGGCCGCGCACACGCCGGGGCTGACCTCCTTCACGCTGCGCGCGGGGCGGCCGCTCGATCCCTACCGCTGGCAGCGCTTCATGACGGACTTCCTGCTCTCGCGCCCGGCCGAGGTGCTGCGCGCCAAGGGCTTTCTCGATCTGCACGGCTACCCGCAGCGGATTCTCTTCCAGGCCGTGCGCGACCTGTTCACCACCGACGCCTGGGAGGAAGGAAACGGCCACAGCGAACTGGTGGTCATCGGGCGCGGGCTCGACCGGGCGGAGTTCGAGTCCGCCTGGGAAGGGTGCCTGATCCCCGACCCCGCCGAACTGATCCCGGACTGA
- a CDS encoding DinB family protein, with protein MNDWDDLLLTGGFAPREVILAGLTLNQVGARPDGVPHSIYQELWHAAMVLKISLDEGRSALERWPYAQHFPESAAPADQQDWDDLVSMFLTYSRQAVTRAKDERWLSSPEPGYPHSTWRDGLEFLAVHTAYHLGKVVCLRQIMKNWPQ; from the coding sequence GTGAACGACTGGGATGATCTGCTGCTCACCGGAGGATTTGCGCCACGCGAGGTCATTTTGGCAGGACTGACCCTGAACCAGGTGGGTGCAAGGCCTGACGGTGTTCCTCACAGCATCTATCAGGAGCTGTGGCATGCGGCCATGGTGCTCAAAATCTCCCTGGACGAGGGCCGCTCAGCCCTGGAACGCTGGCCCTACGCCCAGCATTTTCCCGAGTCCGCCGCTCCCGCTGACCAGCAGGACTGGGACGACCTCGTGTCGATGTTCCTGACATATTCCAGGCAAGCCGTGACACGGGCAAAGGACGAACGCTGGCTCAGCTCCCCAGAACCAGGTTACCCCCACTCGACGTGGCGCGATGGCCTGGAGTTTCTCGCCGTCCACACGGCGTATCACCTGGGCAAGGTGGTGTGTCTGCGGCAGATCATGAAGAACTGGCCGCAGTAA
- a CDS encoding DUF2231 domain-containing protein, which translates to MSSPATLTLPQRRPPHDPPAHVVEDALSNHDGLETVADTLQGLLRGAEAHLPAGVMNALHGEWLGHPIHPILVHLPLGGWMVAAALDFLPTRQPGGNEAAADLALTLGTLGAVGTIATGWADWSTTRGEARRTGLIHGALNETAFVLNVGSILARRRGRRGLGKALSGAALGLAVAGGFLGGELVYRHGLGVGRTMAWPQG; encoded by the coding sequence ATGTCCAGCCCTGCCACCCTCACCCTGCCCCAGCGTCGTCCGCCCCACGACCCACCCGCTCACGTCGTCGAGGACGCCCTGAGCAATCACGACGGGCTGGAGACGGTGGCCGACACCCTCCAGGGGCTGCTCCGGGGCGCCGAGGCCCACCTGCCCGCTGGCGTGATGAACGCCCTGCACGGCGAGTGGCTGGGCCACCCCATCCATCCGATCCTGGTGCACCTGCCGCTGGGGGGCTGGATGGTGGCGGCGGCGCTGGACTTCCTGCCGACCCGTCAGCCGGGGGGCAACGAGGCCGCCGCCGACCTCGCCCTGACCCTGGGCACGCTGGGGGCGGTCGGCACGATTGCCACCGGCTGGGCCGACTGGAGCACCACGCGTGGCGAGGCCCGCCGCACCGGGCTGATCCACGGCGCGCTGAACGAGACCGCCTTCGTCCTGAACGTCGGCTCCATCCTGGCGCGGCGGCGCGGGCGGCGGGGGCTGGGGAAGGCACTGTCCGGGGCGGCGCTGGGGCTGGCGGTCGCGGGCGGCTTCCTGGGCGGCGAACTGGTATACCGGCACGGGCTGGGCGTGGGGCGCACGATGGCCTGGCCTCAGGGATAA
- the priA gene encoding replication restart helicase PriA, with protein MTPAAAPPPRPWQVVVNLPVPAYDFAVPHGFVGGPPLGCRVLVPWRGELVVGLVVGEGDPRGGHRLREAVHVLDDPACPWVPAATVAGVQGWAHDARLPAGLVWGDLLGVGWQAAYAHMVRAVEGADLSAFARKVPTERWTDAGAFAPNLLDAIREQGLLEERFTARPRTKTVVEARPLDDVPPASRTVTVIQAAAQRPTTLTPKQAQACAWLAEHGPQETLSGWAKGAGISAGVVTAALNAGGAEYVRVQAPPPEAWTWLREHGPLDSYAAWANGASAQGVPLSPTVAGTLALRGWADTVEVPAPPPALPEPCALVADPTLPDRLPEEAVWRLHGGRAATRFGVLAPRVGRLLSQGRGVLVLAPDHATLRRAWEGLSGLAEACGTRAVQIAGTLSEAQREHSWHLLGMGAARLVIGSGHALSAPLHDPALVVVLEEASDAHKLLSGSRAFLPDVAARIASAHDAALAYVGAAPAAESVPWPGAVLPPPKARVHVVDYANPPEQPELGPLSSVQHKQGDMGYPISHDLARVLRQVQERGRQAVLLAPRRGYSALLRCPTCEHTPHCRNCDVALRFHQETRQLTCHQCGYHEAIPDRCDNCGDRMWKARGPGTEWIAQEVGKLLPGFPVYRLDKDRQDDLSPLHAGEPGVVVGTQLLLSGEPPPNLALVGVTLADTWLNVSDFRASERYHRLLRQLAEWHPTRAPMLVVQTFQADHPALRVMVEGRDTLAYPAAEERARKALGYPPHARLAQIEVTARDPRKAQAAAQELADAFHGAGATAQEVLGPAPSPVARLRGVYPYHLFLRARHDARLGELLRVLDTRTWKARVRVDVNPRGGL; from the coding sequence GTGACCCCGGCCGCCGCTCCCCCCCCGAGGCCCTGGCAGGTGGTGGTCAACCTGCCGGTGCCGGCCTACGATTTTGCCGTACCACACGGCTTTGTCGGCGGGCCTCCGCTGGGCTGCCGGGTGCTGGTGCCCTGGCGGGGCGAGCTGGTGGTGGGGCTGGTGGTGGGCGAGGGCGACCCGCGCGGCGGCCACCGGCTGCGCGAGGCCGTGCATGTGCTGGACGACCCCGCCTGTCCCTGGGTGCCGGCCGCCACCGTGGCGGGCGTGCAGGGCTGGGCGCACGACGCGCGGCTGCCGGCGGGGCTGGTCTGGGGCGATCTGCTGGGGGTGGGCTGGCAGGCGGCTTACGCCCATATGGTGCGGGCGGTGGAGGGCGCCGACCTGAGTGCCTTCGCCCGCAAGGTTCCCACCGAGCGCTGGACGGACGCCGGGGCCTTCGCGCCGAACCTGTTGGACGCCATCCGCGAACAGGGGCTGCTGGAGGAGCGCTTCACCGCGCGTCCCCGCACCAAGACCGTGGTGGAGGCCCGGCCGCTGGACGACGTGCCCCCGGCGTCGCGCACCGTCACCGTCATCCAGGCCGCCGCGCAGCGGCCCACCACCTTGACCCCCAAACAGGCCCAGGCCTGCGCGTGGCTGGCCGAGCACGGCCCGCAGGAGACCCTGAGCGGCTGGGCCAAAGGGGCCGGGATCAGCGCGGGGGTGGTCACGGCGGCGCTGAACGCGGGCGGGGCCGAGTACGTGCGCGTGCAGGCGCCGCCGCCGGAGGCCTGGACGTGGCTCCGCGAGCACGGCCCGCTCGATTCCTATGCCGCCTGGGCGAACGGGGCCAGCGCCCAGGGCGTGCCCCTGTCGCCCACCGTGGCGGGCACCCTGGCCCTGCGCGGCTGGGCCGATACGGTGGAAGTGCCTGCCCCTCCCCCCGCGCTGCCCGAGCCCTGTGCGCTGGTGGCCGATCCGACCCTGCCCGACCGATTGCCGGAAGAAGCGGTCTGGAGGCTGCACGGGGGCCGCGCCGCCACGCGCTTCGGGGTACTGGCGCCGCGTGTGGGCCGGCTGCTCTCGCAGGGCCGGGGCGTGCTGGTGCTCGCGCCCGACCACGCCACGCTGCGCCGCGCCTGGGAGGGTCTCTCCGGGCTGGCCGAGGCCTGCGGCACCCGCGCCGTGCAGATCGCAGGCACGCTTTCGGAGGCGCAGCGCGAGCACAGCTGGCATCTGCTGGGCATGGGCGCGGCGCGCCTGGTCATCGGCAGCGGCCACGCCCTGAGCGCGCCCCTGCACGACCCCGCGCTGGTCGTCGTGCTGGAGGAGGCCAGCGACGCCCACAAGCTCCTGAGCGGCTCGCGCGCCTTCCTGCCGGATGTGGCGGCGCGCATCGCCAGCGCCCACGACGCCGCCCTGGCCTACGTGGGCGCGGCCCCGGCCGCCGAGAGCGTGCCCTGGCCCGGCGCGGTGCTGCCGCCCCCCAAGGCGCGCGTCCATGTCGTGGACTACGCCAATCCCCCGGAGCAGCCCGAGCTGGGGCCGCTGTCGAGCGTGCAGCACAAGCAGGGCGATATGGGCTACCCCATCAGCCACGACCTCGCGCGGGTGCTGCGGCAGGTGCAGGAACGGGGGCGGCAGGCGGTGCTGCTCGCACCCCGGCGCGGCTACAGCGCCCTGCTGCGCTGCCCCACCTGCGAGCACACGCCCCACTGCCGCAACTGCGACGTGGCGCTGCGTTTTCACCAGGAAACCCGCCAGCTCACCTGCCACCAGTGCGGCTACCACGAGGCCATTCCCGACAGGTGCGACAACTGCGGCGACCGCATGTGGAAGGCGCGCGGCCCCGGCACCGAGTGGATCGCCCAGGAGGTCGGCAAACTGCTGCCCGGCTTCCCGGTCTACCGCCTCGACAAGGATCGCCAGGACGACCTCTCGCCGCTGCACGCCGGAGAGCCGGGCGTGGTGGTGGGCACCCAGCTGCTGCTCTCGGGGGAGCCGCCGCCCAACCTGGCCCTGGTCGGCGTCACGCTGGCCGACACCTGGCTGAACGTCTCGGATTTCCGCGCCAGTGAGAGATACCACCGCCTGCTGCGCCAGCTCGCCGAGTGGCACCCTACCCGCGCCCCCATGCTGGTCGTGCAGACCTTCCAGGCCGACCACCCCGCCCTGCGCGTGATGGTCGAGGGCCGCGACACCCTGGCCTACCCCGCCGCCGAGGAGCGCGCCCGCAAGGCGCTGGGCTACCCGCCGCACGCCCGGCTGGCGCAGATCGAGGTCACGGCCCGCGACCCCAGGAAGGCTCAGGCCGCCGCCCAGGAACTCGCGGACGCCTTCCACGGCGCCGGGGCCACCGCCCAGGAGGTGCTGGGGCCGGCGCCCAGTCCGGTGGCGCGGCTGCGCGGCGTCTATCCCTACCACCTGTTCCTGCGGGCGAGGCACGACGCGCGGCTGGGCGAACTGCTGCGCGTGCTGGATACCCGCACATGGAAGGCGCGGGTGCGGGTGGACGTGAATCCGAGGGGGGGGCTGTAG